The Myxocyprinus asiaticus isolate MX2 ecotype Aquarium Trade chromosome 4, UBuf_Myxa_2, whole genome shotgun sequence nucleotide sequence GGACCAATATATTTCGGGAGCAAGATTAAATGCCACAATCAACATGGTTTCATCAAACAGACATTTATTTCTAGTTTTAGATTATTTTGCCATTTCTGATtgtaatgcaatatattttaGACTACGATGTATTATTTCTGATTTGGGCAGCAAACCTGGAATGACTTAACTGCAGCAGTTTATCGTAATTAATAGGGCTACATTGTATACATAtataacatatacaaacagatgtGACAActtgtacccccccccccccaaatgtgACCTGCCCTGCCCTGACATGAAAGTACCCTTTTTCCTGTGAACACCGTTTAATGGGATAATCTTCCTTCATTATACTGTTGACCCTTGCCTTAATTTACTGTATGCTAATATGGTTTTATTGTGATCACTTATTTACCCAACCTCTACAGTAAAAGTATGATGGTATTGGTTTTTCTGGTTTGAAGTGAGACCACTGTGTCCAGGGGGTAACCCCCCGGCAGCCAAAGTCTCGTGAGCGTCTCATTAGCTGTTACtaagattaggtttagggttagaaaGATTTAATGGTAGGGTTAAAGTTAAGTTTAGTGGTAGGGGTGGGTGAAGGGTTTCTGttggactccaaataaacacaacaaacactgtGTGAACGTTGCATGCGACTCTCGCATGACTTTCGGCAACTGGGGAGTTACCTTCTTAACACAACTGGATGAGACTGTTCTCACAGTCTTCATCATTTCAGGTAACTACATTCAACACATCGACATGCAGAGAATTATTAATGGAAAGGCAGATTATTTCTACTTTTGAGGACTGTCAATTGGTACTTCATTATTGTTGAATATGAAGTAGCCTCTAAATGTTTCtaaaaattttgtattgttttttttctacttcaAAATGTAGTATATTCAGTTTTTCTTGTAAGAACACAAAATAATAACAAGGATTTGGATGTACTCTACAATCAGTTATAGggaaagtattattaatcattttcatctactgacacacaaatcaaggctagtattaacagtggttgaatcggcacgcacttcacttctactggtcgattttgaatttgaaaaattaaattaatttattgagacatgaaaaatgtaaccaaaaatatttctaaattcaaattaccctttaaactaaatgaaaatcaaatcaaattaacaaagtggtcaaaaaaatcatacaaaatccaaacattttatcctctccaacttcttccactggcccttTTTGCAGTGAcctaaaaatcactctacaacagTTGGAAAAATACCAGtaaaaattagatcataaatacagttgtaaatgtaagcagaataataataattgaaaaataatccaTGACtaatagatagtttaacacaaatctttgtttgtttcataaaacggctactaCAGTGAATATCAGGGACTTTTGGACCgagtttggacatgaacattattatcacctgctggtgaaatctccgaactgcaaatgcaggaactgagtttaaattttGCACTGAGATAAGACATggttttgaaacatcttagcacaatgacctatttctcaggaaaatagcaaattgcgcttaaTGCCACTTCAGTACCATATAATACATccacagtttgtgtgcatacaccTACAGattgcgcaaacactcccacccgcGCCAACTTGcactttgtgctggcacgaaaattaaacttaaaattagagctctcacaaaaattggataagacattatGCACAGTCGCTttgcgcactcatgaaaatagagccccaaAGATTCTTGCCACAAGCCTACAGCATTGATCCAGTTACCTTCTCATTAACGTGTGTTTCACTCAAAGGTGATATTCTACTATTCAAAAGCTGCAcaaatgactttacttttaataaaactctcatcttgatttttatttatatatttattgtccAAAAGGTCTTTCTCAATCATTAAATTAGGTAAATGCATTAACTGCATGAAATtactgcatctctctctcctctcccacACACCGGAGCAtggtattttaaatgtttacttGTTTCACTCAAAGAACACTGGCACTGTATGCTTTACTGGTCTCTTTTGACCTTTGGTGATTTGCAGTTCAAGCTGATCTGTGGTGAAATGTCTGCTACAGATTGTTGTTTGAGGTAAAACCATGAAATTATTTCAGTGTATGTTTATCAGCCATTACTTTCTTAGATTGGCATGAGCTTGGAAGCTTTAACAACTTAATGTGCTGTTGAATTTCAAAGACGCTGCACAGTGTTCAGAATATTAACACTACTAAGGACACTAATTAAAGCAGTGTTTTGGGACACAaataatgtaaacaaaataatgtaaacaagTGAGCAGTATAATTTCAAAGTATGTCATGATGCCAAGTGCCCAAGTATCCACTGTATCAAACTTTGTGCAACACATCACCTACATAggataatgtatttatttgtccTTGTGTAGGAATTTTCAGGTTTCCTAGGATAGGAATTGATTACATTTCAAGACGTAGAAATCCATAACCTCTCGGAACATGTTACAAATGAGCTTTTTGTTTTGATTAGGTTTTTATTTCTCATATTAATGTTTGTTGAGGTTATTGAGTATTAATGAAGAAACATTTTGAGAGACTCATGGTAGATTGTGAGCTACTTCAAAGGAGTCCAATTGTGAGACACTTCAAGGGGTGTCAATGTAGAATTATGCCATGTAAATTTGTGGGATTTAATGATGTAGTTTTATTATTGCTTAAAGTTGAGCCTAATTGAGCCTCCTGGGCAAATGAAGCACATACTTTTACCAGTAATTggtttgttctctctctccctctctcatttAGGTTCACCCCAATTCCTGCCTCCATCAACTTCACTCAGGTCCCCCTGCCTGACCCTGATACCCCATAAAATGGGCAGTTTTCTTGACCACATAGGATGATTGAAGCATTAAAGCTAAAGCATCAATTATAAATCATATACAGGGCCCTGACTGTCAAGCTTTGGCCCATGGCAAGATGAATGCCTGCATACGATGATGATGGCTAAAAAGCAAGAATCCCGGATGCCTATCTACAACCTAGTTGTTGTTGGTCTGTCAGGTACTGAGAAGGAGAAAGGCCAATGTGGAGTTGGCAAATCCTGTCTTTGTAACCGCTTTGTCCGTCCTAGTGCAGATGAATTTCATCTTGATCACACTTCTGTTCTAAGTACCAGTGACTTTGGTGGCCGGGTTGTCAACAATGACCATTTCCTGTTCTGGGGAGAGGTGGGGCGAGTTTTGGAAGATGGGGCAGAGTGCAGGATGCATGTGGTGGAGCAGACAGAATTCATTGATGACCAGACATTTCAACCCCATCGCAGCACAGCCTTGCAGCCTTACATCAAAAGAGCTGCCTCCACCAAACTGGCTTCTGCAGAAAAACTCATGTACTTCTGCACTGATCAGTTGGGGCTGGAGCAGGACTTTGAACAGAAGCAAATGCCAGAAGGAAAGTTGCAGGTGGACGGCTTTATGCTTTGTGTGGATGTCAGTCGTGGGATGAACCGCAACTTTGATGACCAAATGAAATTTGTCACCAACTTGTACAATCACTTAAGCAAGACAAAAAAGCCTATTGTACTGGTTCTCACTAAGTGTGATGAAGGGGTGGAGCGATACATCAAGGATTCTCATACCTTTGCCATTTCAAAAAAGAACTTGCAGGTTGTTGAGACTTCGGCAAGGTCCAATGTCAATGTTGACTTGGCTTTCCTTACTTTGCTACAGCTCGTTGATAAGGGAAGAGGTAAGCCCAAGATCATACCTTATTTTGAGGCATTAAAACATCAGAGTCAACTAATTGCCTCTACAAAGGATCGCTATGAGTGGTTGGTGAACCAAATCGTGAAGAATCACAATGAAACTTGGCCCAACATCAGCCGATGTATGCAAACCTCAACTGAATACAAGGAGTATGTTTTTTTAGAAGGTACAGGTAAGGCCAAGAAGCTATTTCAACAACATATTCACCGGCTAAAGCAGGAGCACATTGAAAGGCGTCGCAAAGGATATTTGAGCACTCTTCCACTTGCCTTGAATACCTTGGTGTCTGAGTTGGATGAAATTGAGCATTTGAGCTGGTCTGGGGTGCAGAAGGTCcttgagtccaaaaaagactTTGATCATTGGTTTGTGGTACTGGAAGATGCGCCATGGGAGGAAACACCACATCTTGACAACCTGGAGGATGATCGAATTCCTTTTGATGTATTAGACACAACAGCTGCTGAAATAATCTTTGATGCACACCTTGAACACCTGCGCAATGAATGCAAGCGTGCTCAGATGCGACAGGAGTTCAAAGCTAAATTGGCATCTTCACCTTTTGTTACCCCTGGCAAGCCCTGGGAAGAGGCCCGCAGCTTCATCATGAATGAAGACTTCTACCAGTGGCTTGAGGAGCCTGAATATTTGGACATTTATAACCGGCACCAAAAAGCAATCATAGACAGAGCAAAAGAGGATTTTCAGGAGCTTCTACTGGAATACTCTGAGCTTTTCTATGAACTTGAGGTAGATGCCAAACCTAGTAAAGAGAAGATGGGAGCAATTCAGGAAGTGTTAGGAGAAGAACAACGCTTCAAGGTACTGCATAAATTGCAAGCTGAAAGGGATGCTTTAGTGTTGAAACACATTCATTTTGTGTATCACCCTACTAAAGAAACTTGCCCTAACTGCCCACACTGTGTTGATAACAAAATTGAGCAAATACTAGCTTCATACTTTCCCACACGATACCCTTTCTTTGGAAAGTCCCACGTGACTGATGGAAAGGTCGATAGGATAAATCTTGTTATACTTGGCAAAGATGGTCTAGCTAGAGAATTAGCCAATGAGATTCGGGCTTTGTGTACTAATGATGATCATTATGTGCTTGAAGGTAGAATGTATGAACTTGTCCTTCGGCCCATAGAGGGCAATGTTAGACTTCCTGTTAACTCATTTCATACAGCCACATTCACTCCTCATGGATGCCTGTGTTTGTACAATTCAAAAGATTCATTGTCATATATTGTAGAAAGTATTGATAAGTTGCGAGAGTCCACGCTTGGCAGAAGGGACAACCATATTGCTCAGCTTCCTCTGTCACTCTTGTTAGTAACCAAAAGAGGTGTTGGAGGACTGGGTGATATTGGTGGAGAGACTGCCCAAACATTAATCCCACAGGGTCAGCAGGTAGCCATAAAACTGCAATGTAACTACCTGGAACCAGCCACTCCAGGCACTGGCTATGGTCGAAATGTGAATGAAAGGCAGATCAACCAGGTCTTGAAAGGTCTACTTGAAACTAGGAGGACTTCTACATTCCATAGCTGTTCTCCACCTGCACCCCCACTTCCTCCATGTATTAGAGACTTACAGCAGGACCAGAGCCCAGAGGCTGAATTGCGTATTGTGTTGTGCCTGATGTGTGGAGACCCTTATGACACTGATCAACTTCTTGCGCCATTCCTGCACCCTCAACATTGCAAGCCGACCTCTCCTCTGGCAAGTGGTACTTCGGTACTGCTTGAACAGACTATTGGTGGCCACAAGCATACAATTGAACTATTCCTACTGTCATACCATGCTGCTTTTGCCACACGTAAGAGTCGGCTGGTGCATGGCTACATTGCTGTATACTCTGCCTGTCGTAAGGCTTCTTTTGAAACTCTGTGTGCCTTTTTGTGCGAGGTTCAGGACATTATCCCAATTCAGTTGCTTGCAGTGGAAGAAACCCAGGCTGAGCTTATAGACTCTGAGTCTGCTCATGAGTTTTTAGTCCAAGGTGAAGAACTGGCCCATGAAATTGAGGGACGGTGGTGCAGTCTTGTTTGTGGCCCTGGTGGAGTTGTTGGAGGGCTACACAAAATAGACCTCTTGGAATCATTTTTCAAAGAGGTATTAGAAAAGAAAACCATTGTTGAGGCCAGCCACATGTATGAAAATGTTGCAGAAGCCAGTAGCACAAACGAGAATGTTTATTCACCACACTGTGGCTCCCCTAGCCCTGTCACAATGCTGTTAGATTCTGAGGAAGACATGGAAGCTTCCCCGCCTTACCATGATGGCACACTAACCTCTCATGGTGGATTCAAACTACCTGACTTGGACTCAGGTGACACACTCTCTGTAATCTCTGACCTTAGCACTTTTGAGAACAAGCTAAACAATAAAATCCCTCCACAAGTGAGACCCAAACCTAGTGTCACATttgacctcagaaaaacaaatttCAGCCCTTATGTGGATGCAGTCAGCCAACGGCGGTCTCTTACCACCAATGTGACATGGCCTCTAGGAGGAGATTACGATCCTTCAGACTATGCTGAGCCAATGGATGCTGTTTCTAAGCCACGCCCCAGCTATGAGGACAGCATATACTCTGTACCACATGACAGCACACAGGGCAAAATTATTACCATCCGCAATTCCAATAGGATGCACTCCAATGGAGTAGGCAATGGATCGGACAGTGAAGGGGATGGCAGCTCTTTGGAGAGACGTTGCAAGTTGCAAGCAGCGAGGGTGAAGCCACAACTCTATCGTGATCGTTCTAAACGACTGGGGAAGTTCAGTACTTTTCGCACTAGTTTTTCCATTGGTAGTGATGATGAGATTGGCACCCTTTCAAGGTCAAAAGAAGATGATGTTTCAGGACTGAAAGGAGACATACTCAATGAAGAAGGCGAAGATCCCAAAAAGAGGAACATACTGAAAAGTCTTCGCCGACCAGGAAAagtgagttttattttatttatttaacatggcTTTTATGCCACTCTTTTAAAATAATGTGATAATTTGTCTTCAAATTAATTGATCTTTTTTTATATACCACATGAATGAGAAGGTCTTTTTGCCTTTAACATCTCATTGTTTTAACAGTATTTATAAAGTATTTGTCTGTGTCTTGCTGTTTGGCAGAAAACAAGACCAAAGCCTCGACATTCTATCTCTAAGCCTTTGGAGAGTAACTACTTTGGGGTACCTCTGGTGAACGTGGTTTCCCTTGAAAGGCCCATTCCACTTTTCATTGACAAGTGCATCCGTTATATTGAGACCACAGGtacatttgctgctgctgtcattTCCCCATTGTAACACCCCACCAGAGATGTGCAAGGGCTCCATATAAGCTTATCCTTGTCACAGTGTTCAGTTATAATTAGATAGTTAATAGGTCTTAACTGTCATAAATCAACCACAGCATACTATTGAGCATGGTTAACTTAATCACTAGTGTTTTCTTCAGCCTGGATGTCATTTTTGGTCTTGCAATAAGATTCTGACAAAATTATGTGACTTTAATGTGAACTGATtatattttgtcctttttattgCCTCAATACAGAATACTAGACCTATATCGAGTACCAGTTTGTAGCAATGGTAATTTGACAAGAAAGCCAGAATTTATTAGTGCTTAACAATGTTTTCATATTTAACTGACAGAGCAAGTTGTGCAAGAAAACCgattgatctctctctctctctgtgtgtctctctcaggTTTGACCACAGAGGGTATCTACAGGGTAAGTGGAAATAAGGCGGAGATCGAGAGCGTGCAGAGACAGTTTGAACAGGGTAAGTTCAGAAGGATAACAAAACTTAATAAAACTGGGGTCATCATACTTAATATAATAACGGgtttgcttttatatatatatacattttttttacatgtacattttgtATGTTTAAACATTTTGTTAGTGTTTATTAGTGTGTGTTGTTTAAGAATTAATGGATTTCACATTATACCACTCTGTTTTTTGCCGTTCCTTCCAATCCCCCCTTCTTGtcgattcatttgtttgtttgtttttagaccACAATCTGGACCTAGTGGAGAAGGACTTCACTGTGAATACAATTGCTGGGGCATTGAAAAGTTTCTTCTCTGAGCTGCCTGAGCCTCTGATTCCTTATAGCTCACAGGTGGAGCTGGTGGAAGCTTTCAGTAAGATTTCACCTATCAGTCTTAAAATGTGTATGAGAGGCATATTATATcttaaatgcacatttttaaattataaactaacaatgtgttgcatgatgatgAAATTAATTTGGGTGTTATGTCACCCATAACACAATGCCTTTTCTAAACCTGTGGAACAATAAGTTGTTTTTTTGTCAATAGAAATTAATGACAGAGAAAAGAGGCTACACACTATGAAGGACGTGCTAAGGCGATTTCCCAGGGAGAATTTTGATGTCTTCAAACATGTTATGAGCCATCTAAACAAGTAAGTGTCAAACCACCTGCAGCTGATAACTGTTGGAGAAAAGTTAAAGGAGTGAGACTtcaaactttctctctctctgtctctcagggTTAGTCAGTGGAACAGAGTCAACTTAATGACCAGTGAAAATCTATCCATCTGTTTCTGGCCGACACTGATGCGGCCAGACTTCACCTCTATGGATGCCCTGACAGCCACACGCACCTACCAGACAATCATCGAGATATTCATCCATCAGTGTGCTTTCTTCTTTTACAACCAACCTCCGGCTGAGTCACCCACTGGCCCCTTTGGAACCCCTGGACCACTGGTGCCCTCTGGATTGCCCCCATCCCCCACAACTGCCCCTTCTTATTGCCCTCTGACCCCACATTTTACCCCCCTTTTGCAATCCCCCCCACATTCTCCCCCTCAGAGCCCACACACAGTCCTTGAAGAACCACAAACACTGTGAGTGGGGGAAAATGCAGCCGATGATATAAGTGAATTGtacacacacactacaatgcATGCATACACATCTACATTCACATATTAgccctgcacacacacagacatttaaATGCCTCTAACACATGTAGCTTGTTTAGGTCAGTGTTGTATGTGAAAAAAGTGTGCTGATCTCTCAGTACTTGTATTTGGGAAGGAGTTGGTGATCATCTACAGTTACTTACACATCAAGCAATCCAAACACTCACCAGATGAAGGTCTGTGCACTTATGAGCACTTATACATTCTTTAAAAGCCAGCAAAGGCTAGTGTTTGTGATTGCCATGTCAGCACTGCCCTCAATATAGTTTATTACAAAAGGGGGATGTTCTTATTTTCCAGAGTGTGAACATACGTAGATGTTTTAATCAAAAAGGAAATGAGCAGATTTGAAGGACTTGAAGATCTTCCTGCTTGCTCTTTCTCACTGCATACTAGCCAACCTATGTTGTTTTTAAAACTATCTGTGTATCTGATATCTTTCTATCTGTCCCTTTTTCTATTCTGCTTATCTTTTTCTATCCACCAATGCCTCTCTTCCACCATCTATCTGTCTACCTTTTTTATATGGAACTGTAGTAAATGGGACACTATAGTCATGAAAAATCATTAGTACTTAATGATGTTCAACCTTCCATCATAAAGCATTTTGGGAGAATAATAGAATTAACTTAATTTTCCCTCTTTTCTCCCCTTTATTTCAAGAAAATGAAATCACTTTAGCTGCAAACATATTCATCACTTTGCCTGGCTTTTGTGTTCAACACTACCATCATTGGTTTGTATCCTATGGAAAAAATTCTGAAAAGATAAATGCTATGGATTTTGGAGGATTTTTTTTCTCTTGCGTCCGAGACTTGACGTTCTGACACCTAATAGGCCAGAAGGTGAAGTTGATGAGGATTTGCTTGGCTGAGTGGCTCCTGTGAATTTTTTCTGCCTTCAAGCCTTTTCTTGAAGGCTGGGATTTAAATGGCATTGATATCACATGGTTTTAGGGAATGCATTTCCAGTTAGCACTGGTGAGGGGCTCAAGATCACTAAGACTTCAGATTTACTCTGACCTTGAAACTCAAAACTCTCTCACCCTAATTTTGGactcaatttcaaaaatgtttatgtCGAAGGCCTTTCATTAATGACAAATCTGACTGTTTTTAAAAAACGTCATTGTTTTTACTTCATAGACTAAAgcacttttttgtctttttataaaGACTAGTTGTGAATTGCAACACTGACGACTGGTtggtttaaaatgttgccaccatGTTTGAAGGATCAAAAAACTTGGAGTGATCAGACAGAGATTAGTCCTATTCTTGGACTAAATTTCcatttttgttcttattttatttttatgattatccATCTTTATCTGCTATGAGTATTTTTGGACCTGTTATACAGCCTGAATTTTAACTAACATGGACCTTATAGTCATAtcacaatttttgtattgtcatCTTCATGTAACTGGATCAGAATGACAAATTTGGCCTTTTCTGCTTTTAACATCTCATGATTTGTCTAAACTCGTCTGGACAAATCCATAATGTATAAAGATACAATATTTcattgtgtgtagattgtatgTATATTACCTAATTACCTTAATATTTTCTCTTAAAACATGAATCTTCTGAAGTGAAGGAAATTATTCCTAAATGTGTTTTGCTTGCATATGCCACTTCCTATTTCTATCCAGCCAAGGTAGAAAAGCTGAAGTACCAAAGTAGTGCAATGTGGTGGATGAGGGTTCAACACCAGTTGTAAATATTTTGATGACGGGGTTGGGGATGAGTATTTCAGATTCAACTCAAATACTTGACAAATAACCCATGGCAAGTCCttgatgatttgaaaatgttttttgttcattGTCTTCATTCTGTGTACCTGCTGCTTTTCTACCAGGCTAAACAAATATGA carries:
- the LOC127435089 gene encoding rho GTPase-activating protein 35-like, which translates into the protein MMMAKKQESRMPIYNLVVVGLSGTEKEKGQCGVGKSCLCNRFVRPSADEFHLDHTSVLSTSDFGGRVVNNDHFLFWGEVGRVLEDGAECRMHVVEQTEFIDDQTFQPHRSTALQPYIKRAASTKLASAEKLMYFCTDQLGLEQDFEQKQMPEGKLQVDGFMLCVDVSRGMNRNFDDQMKFVTNLYNHLSKTKKPIVLVLTKCDEGVERYIKDSHTFAISKKNLQVVETSARSNVNVDLAFLTLLQLVDKGRGKPKIIPYFEALKHQSQLIASTKDRYEWLVNQIVKNHNETWPNISRCMQTSTEYKEYVFLEGTGKAKKLFQQHIHRLKQEHIERRRKGYLSTLPLALNTLVSELDEIEHLSWSGVQKVLESKKDFDHWFVVLEDAPWEETPHLDNLEDDRIPFDVLDTTAAEIIFDAHLEHLRNECKRAQMRQEFKAKLASSPFVTPGKPWEEARSFIMNEDFYQWLEEPEYLDIYNRHQKAIIDRAKEDFQELLLEYSELFYELEVDAKPSKEKMGAIQEVLGEEQRFKVLHKLQAERDALVLKHIHFVYHPTKETCPNCPHCVDNKIEQILASYFPTRYPFFGKSHVTDGKVDRINLVILGKDGLARELANEIRALCTNDDHYVLEGRMYELVLRPIEGNVRLPVNSFHTATFTPHGCLCLYNSKDSLSYIVESIDKLRESTLGRRDNHIAQLPLSLLLVTKRGVGGLGDIGGETAQTLIPQGQQVAIKLQCNYLEPATPGTGYGRNVNERQINQVLKGLLETRRTSTFHSCSPPAPPLPPCIRDLQQDQSPEAELRIVLCLMCGDPYDTDQLLAPFLHPQHCKPTSPLASGTSVLLEQTIGGHKHTIELFLLSYHAAFATRKSRLVHGYIAVYSACRKASFETLCAFLCEVQDIIPIQLLAVEETQAELIDSESAHEFLVQGEELAHEIEGRWCSLVCGPGGVVGGLHKIDLLESFFKEVLEKKTIVEASHMYENVAEASSTNENVYSPHCGSPSPVTMLLDSEEDMEASPPYHDGTLTSHGGFKLPDLDSGDTLSVISDLSTFENKLNNKIPPQVRPKPSVTFDLRKTNFSPYVDAVSQRRSLTTNVTWPLGGDYDPSDYAEPMDAVSKPRPSYEDSIYSVPHDSTQGKIITIRNSNRMHSNGVGNGSDSEGDGSSLERRCKLQAARVKPQLYRDRSKRLGKFSTFRTSFSIGSDDEIGTLSRSKEDDVSGLKGDILNEEGEDPKKRNILKSLRRPGKKTRPKPRHSISKPLESNYFGVPLVNVVSLERPIPLFIDKCIRYIETTGLTTEGIYRVSGNKAEIESVQRQFEQDHNLDLVEKDFTVNTIAGALKSFFSELPEPLIPYSSQVELVEAFKINDREKRLHTMKDVLRRFPRENFDVFKHVMSHLNKVSQWNRVNLMTSENLSICFWPTLMRPDFTSMDALTATRTYQTIIEIFIHQCAFFFYNQPPAESPTGPFGTPGPLVPSGLPPSPTTAPSYCPLTPHFTPLLQSPPHSPPQSPHTVLEEPQTL